ATGAGATATGGAACTCCTTCTTCAAATTCGCTTTTGTCCGCAATCCGTGGGATTTAGTTGTCTCTCGTTATTACTGGGAAAAGAAGGGAATCGGCTGTTCGGCTGCCGATTTCCACGACTGGTTACCCCGATATGTCAATAGCGACTATGCAGAACCGGAACGTAATGCCCAAGGCAACATCGTCAAAAGGATTTGGGAAATCGGAGGTGGATACATTAACGATTTGCAGACTCCATTTGTTTTCGATCAAGAAACAATCGGAATTCAGTTCGTTGGCCGGTACGAAAGGCTTTCTACAGATTTTGACGCTGTATGCAGAACCTTGGGAATTCACACACCACCTCTGCCTCATTTAAAGTCGGGTTTTCGTCAAGTCAAAAGAAATCATGAGTTATATGATGACCTGTCGAGACAGCTTGTGGAGCATGCCTTCGC
This window of the Oscillatoria salina IIICB1 genome carries:
- a CDS encoding sulfotransferase family 2 domain-containing protein, with amino-acid sequence MIISYTHKFIFLKTRKTGSSSIQMALSLKCGDNDVIVGDENINGSNVDRNIDKAFSRNAHVNLMQMKIAIPDEIWNSFFKFAFVRNPWDLVVSRYYWEKKGIGCSAADFHDWLPRYVNSDYAEPERNAQGNIVKRIWEIGGGYINDLQTPFVFDQETIGIQFVGRYERLSTDFDAVCRTLGIHTPPLPHLKSGFRQVKRNHELYDDLSRQLVEHAFAPDIDHFGYVF